CGTGCGGGCGTTGCGACGCGTGCGTGCTGCGCCGGCGCGGATTTGAAGAGGCGGGTGTGGCCGATCCGACGCGGTACGCGTGAAGGAAGGCATCCGCGGATTACGCAGATGATGAATCGAATAAACGAAACGAACCCGGACGACGTAGGCGCGAATAAGCTGCGCGTTACGGAGATCTACCTTTCCATCCAGGGAGAGTCGACGTTCGCGGGGCTGCCGTGCGTCTTTGTGCGGACGACCGGATGTCCGTTGCGTTGCGTGTGGTGCGATACGGCGTACGCGTTTCATGGCGGCGAGACTATGACGATCGACGCCATCGCGCGCGAGGTGGCGACGCACGGCGTTTCGCTCGTGGAGGTGACCGGCGGTGAGCCGCTCGCGCAAAAAAATGTTCCGACGCTGCTGGCGCGCCTTTGCGACGACGGCTTTTCCGTGCTGCTGGAAACCGCGGGCGCGCACGACATCGGCGTCGTCGATCCGCGCGTGCGCGTCATCATGGATATCAAGTGCCCGGACTCCGGCGAGGAGCCGAAAAACCGGCGGGAGAACATCGCCCTCCTCAAGCCGATCGACGAGGTGAAGTTCGTGCTCGCCAGCCGGCGCGACTACGAATATGCGCGCGACACGATTCGCGAATACGACCTTGGCGCGAAATGCGCCGTGTTGATTTCGACCGTGTTCGATGCGCTCGACCGCGCGGACGTGGTGCGCTGGATGCTCGATGACAAATTGCCCGCGCGCTTTCAGTTGCAGATGCACAAGTTCGTCTGGCCGCCGGAGGCAACGGGCGTGTGAGGGAACGGGATCGAGTTCATTCCGTGGAGGACCGATGGACGCGATGGAGGTGCTGCTCACAAGGCGGACGATTTACAAATTCAAGACCGACGACGTGCCGGACGAAGCGATCCGCGAGGCGATCAACGCGGCGACGCACGCGCCGAATCACAAACTGACGCGGCCGTGGCGTTTTGTGCGCGTCGGGCGCGAAACGCGAAAGGCGCTGCTTGAGATTGCGACCGACCTGAAAAAGCCGACGACAGACGCGGGCCACGAGGCGGTGCGCATGAAGACCCTGGATCCGCCGGTGCTCATCGTGGTGACGCGCGTCCTGACCGACGACGCGTTTCGCGCCCGCGAGGACTACGCGGCGTGCGCGTGCGCGACGCAAAACCTGATGCTGGCCTTGCACGCGCGCGGCATCGGTTCGCACTGGGGCACGGGCGGCCTGACGCGCGATCCACGCAGCTACGAGTTGTTCGGCATCGACAAGGGGAAAGAAGAGATCACCGCGTTCGTGTGGGTCGGTTACGCCGAGACGACGCCAAGCCCCGAGCGCCCGCCGTGGGAGGAGTTTTACCGCGAGTTGCCGTGAGCGCGGAGATTCGTGGAGGCGTGGCCGCCGGCAGAGGCCGGCCGGATCCTTCGCTTCGCTCAGGATGACGTCTCCCGGCTCAGGATGACGACGCAAAAAACGCCGTGCCATTCGGTACGGCGTTTGGCTTTTTGTACGGCGTTTGGCCTTTGGTACGGCGTTTGGCCTTTCGGTACCGTGTTTTGCCTTTCGAACGGCGTTTGCCCTAATGCGCCATCACGTCCTTCAGGCGCGAGCCGACGCCGAACTTCGGGATGAGCGTGTCCTTCACGAAACGCGCGAGTTTGTATTCGATCGGGAAGCCGTAGCGCCGGTTTTTGACGCGCCAGTTGGCGACCTTGTTCATGACGCGCAGGCCGATGCCGATCGCGTCGTGGCGTTTCATGCGTTCGCGCATGTCGTCGTTCGGGATCGCGAAGCGGAAGTAGAACGACGTCGCCATCTTCAGGATCTTCGGCAGGCGGTCGTCGATCCACGGCATGTTCGCGCTGTAGGTCGAAAACTTTACGTAGTCCTCGATGGTGTCGTGGCGCGGCATGTATTTGGCGGCGTAGTCCTTGAAAAGCGGCGTGCCCGGGAATGGCGTGTAGTAGAAATATTCCGCGAGCGCGTTCGGCGTGATCTGGCGCAGGCGCGCCATGAACGCGAGCGTCGCCTTGGTGTCTTCCCAGTTTTTCTCATCCGGGAAGCCGACCATGAACGAATATTCGGGCAGGATTCCCCACTTCGCGCACCGCTTTGAGCACTCGATGACGTCGTTGGGCACGATCTCTTTCGCCACTAGGCCCATGACGCGGTTGGTGCCGCCCTCGGCACCGATCGCGAAATCGCGGCCGCCGGAGCGGACGATCTTGTCCATCAATTCGTCGTCGAACGCGTTCACCTGGTCGGCGCGCACGGAGCACTTCCATCGGAATTCGTAGCCGCGCTCAATGATGCCATCCACGAGCGCGCGGGCGCGCGGAAGGCCCGTGAAGAAATTGGAGTCGTGAAAGTCGATGCCGTCCACCTTGTATTCGTTGACGAGGCGGCCGATTTCGTTCAGCGCGTGTTCGGGCGAATGGCTGAACCACGCGCGGTTCCACAGCGCCGTGATGTGGCAGAAGCTGCACATGCCGTGGCACCCGCGCGAGAACGTGTAATTGATCGTGCGCCTGCCGCCGGTGGTCATGGGCTGGCTGCGGCCGTGATCGCCGGTGACGTAGAACTCCATGTCGACAAGTTCCCACGGCAGGTAGCCGAAAACGTCCAGGTTGCGCTCCCAGTCATTTTCGGGCGCGTACCACACGTGGCCGTCGGGATCCTTTCCGGCGAGGCCCTTGATCTTTTGCAACTCCTCCATCGACGCCCCGGCCTGAAGGCCGTTGATGAGCAAGGGCAGCGGGCGTTCGGCCTGGTTGCGGATGACGAAATCCACGAAGTCCGCGGCGAGCGTGCGTTCCACGTCCATCGACGCGTGCCATCCGCCGAACGCGACCGGCAAATCGGGATTGATCTGCTTGGCGAGTTTGGCCGACGCGCAAAGATCGCGAAGCTGCCGGCCGGTCTTTCCGGAGCACCACAAAAGCGCGGGATCGTCCTTGATCGCGCGTTCCATCGCCGGCATGTAGTCGTCGCCGAGCTTTTTCCCATCCAGGATGACGGGCGTATACCCGGCGTCCCTCACCTGCCGGGCCAGGCCGAGGATCGCCAACGGCGCGAACGTGAAGACAACGGGATCCTCTTCTCGCGGAACGGCGAAGACGATCGTTTTCATGATTTCAAGCTCCCATTCGGACGTGGACGGCGATCCGGACGCACCGGTACGAAGCGCGCGCGCGCTACGTTTCCGTCATTCGATATCGGCAGCCACGCCAACAAGGTCGAGCATACGGACGGATTTAAAAGCAAGTCAATTTTCGCAATAATGGGCAGGTAAGCGATGAAACAAAAATGCATGGCGGCGCGCGACGACGACATGCGGCATCATGCGGCAATAAAAAGAAAAACGTCGGTCAGGCCCGGAACGATTTCGCCGGATCGGCGTTTCATTTCGGGACATTTTCGCGTCGCCAATGTGGCGGACGGAATTTAACCGGACCTGTTTGTCCGGGGTTTTGTATCAAGGCTTCCGAATAGCCGATCGACCTTTTGACTTTGGCTTTCCGATCGGGCAAGGGAGTATTTCGCAACTTTCCTGAAATTCCTGTTTTCGCAATCCGGGGATGGAACGGGCAGAAGCACGAGACGCGGGCAAACGGCCGCCGTTTTTGTAAGGGGAGGACTTTGTGCAGCATCCGACGCGCCTGGCCCTTGGCATCGACGTGGGCTCGACGACCGTCAAGGTCGTCGTTGTCGATCCGGACTCCATGGATATGCTCTGGTCGCGCTACGAGCGCCACGAAACCCGCCAACCCGAAAAAACCCTTGAACTTCTGACGGCCGCGCTCGCCGAATTTCCGCACGCGCGCGACATCCAGGCGTTCGTGACGGGGTCGGGATCGGGGCCGCTTGGCGATCCGCTCGGCGCGAAGTTCGTGCAGGAGGTCAACGCCGTCACGCTCGCGGTCGAACGGTTCCATCCGGGCGTCGGCTCGGTTGTGGAGCTTGGCGGCCAGGACGCGAAGATC
This region of bacterium genomic DNA includes:
- a CDS encoding radical SAM protein, with the protein product MNRINETNPDDVGANKLRVTEIYLSIQGESTFAGLPCVFVRTTGCPLRCVWCDTAYAFHGGETMTIDAIAREVATHGVSLVEVTGGEPLAQKNVPTLLARLCDDGFSVLLETAGAHDIGVVDPRVRVIMDIKCPDSGEEPKNRRENIALLKPIDEVKFVLASRRDYEYARDTIREYDLGAKCAVLISTVFDALDRADVVRWMLDDKLPARFQLQMHKFVWPPEATGV
- a CDS encoding nitroreductase; this translates as MDAMEVLLTRRTIYKFKTDDVPDEAIREAINAATHAPNHKLTRPWRFVRVGRETRKALLEIATDLKKPTTDAGHEAVRMKTLDPPVLIVVTRVLTDDAFRAREDYAACACATQNLMLALHARGIGSHWGTGGLTRDPRSYELFGIDKGKEEITAFVWVGYAETTPSPERPPWEEFYRELP
- a CDS encoding B12-binding domain-containing radical SAM protein gives rise to the protein MKTIVFAVPREEDPVVFTFAPLAILGLARQVRDAGYTPVILDGKKLGDDYMPAMERAIKDDPALLWCSGKTGRQLRDLCASAKLAKQINPDLPVAFGGWHASMDVERTLAADFVDFVIRNQAERPLPLLINGLQAGASMEELQKIKGLAGKDPDGHVWYAPENDWERNLDVFGYLPWELVDMEFYVTGDHGRSQPMTTGGRRTINYTFSRGCHGMCSFCHITALWNRAWFSHSPEHALNEIGRLVNEYKVDGIDFHDSNFFTGLPRARALVDGIIERGYEFRWKCSVRADQVNAFDDELMDKIVRSGGRDFAIGAEGGTNRVMGLVAKEIVPNDVIECSKRCAKWGILPEYSFMVGFPDEKNWEDTKATLAFMARLRQITPNALAEYFYYTPFPGTPLFKDYAAKYMPRHDTIEDYVKFSTYSANMPWIDDRLPKILKMATSFYFRFAIPNDDMRERMKRHDAIGIGLRVMNKVANWRVKNRRYGFPIEYKLARFVKDTLIPKFGVGSRLKDVMAH